The window GTCCGAGCCCGCGGCTGCCCATGATAATCATGTCGCTGCCCGCCTCGTCTGCGACCTCCAGGATGCTCCGCGCGACATGGCCGCTCTTGACGTGCTTGCGCGCCTTGCGGCTCTCTGAGAGTTTTTCCCAGATGCGGTCAAAGACGATGTGGCTCGGAATGTCCTTGTTGATGTTGCTCGCGACATAGACAAAATCCAGTTCGGCATCGCATTTCTCCGCAAAGTACAGCGCCTCATCGACCGCCTTGCAGCCGCCCACCGATCCATCGACCGGAACGAGGATCTTTTTGATCGCACTCATCATAACCCCTCCTAAATCATGTTTTAACAAGAAAGATTTCCTAAGGTATCAGTATATTTCGATGATTGGGATGTAAAATCCTCTCTCCGCGAAAAAAAAGTATTGCAGAACAAACGGCTCTGGAGAGTGCAGCCCCAGAGCGAACCCTAGTGAAGCAAGTGAGTAAAGCGTGCGGTACGCCCCGGCGTACTTCTTTCGTTCAAGCGAAGCGCGTTTAAGGAAGCACTGATAAATTCAGCCACGCCATCTTGACGCATCTTTTTTGCCCGCACTGTGTCGGCAAATCCTCCACATAGCCCTTGCTATGCGTCCGGTTTGCCTCCTTGTTCGGACGAAAAATCTACGCCAATCTGACGAACTTCATTTTATCAGCGATTCCTTAAGAAGTGCGCCGGTATTTAAGCGTACAAGCACGCGATCACTTGCGTAACGAGGCGTTCGTGAG of the Selenomonas dianae genome contains:
- a CDS encoding secretion protein HlyD — encoded protein: MFRPNKEANRTHSKGYVEDLPTQCGQKRCVKMAWLNLSVLP
- a CDS encoding universal stress protein, translating into MMSAIKKILVPVDGSVGGCKAVDEALYFAEKCDAELDFVYVASNINKDIPSHIVFDRIWEKLSESRKARKHVKSGHVARSILEVADEAGSDMIIMGSRGLGLLKGVLIGSVSQKVIEEAKIPVMVVK